In the genome of Xiphophorus hellerii strain 12219 chromosome 14, Xiphophorus_hellerii-4.1, whole genome shotgun sequence, the window AGCTCTTCACTTGCAACttctttatgttaaaatattaacatttatgttaaataacattttgtctAAATCTGTTCATCTAAAAAGGAATGCTgcagaagacaaaaataaatctttattgcaGGAGCAGCTAAACCTGTTGGACTAGAATGAACCTCATTGTTGTCTTTAACATTGACGTCAACAAAGTTACTGACCAGGTTGGTGATGGTTGCAGAGTCAGTCTCCAGTGACAGTGAAGTGGAGATTTTTGCATTCAGAGCCAAAACATAATCTAGAAACACAAAGAGTCAACATTACTACTTAAAACAGGATCATTAATCCATAAGCAACACTTGGCTGTGTTTATGCAAACTTAGAAGAAATTGATCAGGCGGTGAATTTTCATgcaagttttatattttcatatttttccctCCTTTAAGGCTTTAATgcaccttttaaattaaatgcagaATTTTCTGTCCCTTTGGCAACGTTTGGGCTGCTAATTCCCATTCAGACTCCATTTTGTTCATCATAcaatttagtttctgttttatgtctGGTGTTGAAATTCCTCagaaataacattattttcCAGTTGGTGAaggtattttgtaaaataaataagccaATTTAAATATCACCACATTCCTAAAATAATGTCCTAAAGtgttattttttgccaaaattgttttttctttggggtttttttgtgtttgtttgtttgtttttgccctAAAcatctttaggatagaaagagGTGCtgattgttaatttatttatttttattttattttattttatttttttaaatggggtAGGCCGTTGTGTTAGAAAGGAGAGAATTTATGGGATAGAAGAAAATAcaggttttatattttacattagtaAAAAACTACAATATTTATCACAAGGAATGAAGCTAATAATTGCATTTGTTAAAGAAGAGATGATGTCATATCgctaaagaaaacattgaaaagaCTTTTTATGCCCCAGGAACACACATGGATCAAAAGTTTCATTATCAATGTTGCTAATTGTTGtcttgcattatttttaaagccatttgtgaagaagaaaacatttcatgaaCATATTTTTGGTCAAGAGCAGATTTAAAGTGTCCATAAGGTTAAAACCTCTTTACCCTGGAAAATACAATGGAGAAACGACATGCAGGCGTTCAGCTGCAGGTTAATGGGGTTACTGATAAAAAGGCTTCAGGTGACATTCATCAGGTTTGGTGATGTTTTCTAACATGAACTTTTGTCACACTTACTTGGTCCTGGGACTGGTGTTGAGTTTTGGATGGAGGACGCAGGAGGTGTAATTGTTGTGGTGggttggttggttgtagttgggAGCGTAGTTGTAGTTGGTGGAGGTGTAGTCGTACTCGGGTGGGAAACAGCCGTCATTAAGACGCATCGAAGGTCAGACTGGTACACAGAGCCAGAGGAGCTGTGGAggtaaataaagcaaaagcaACAGCTTTGATATAAAACTATTAATAAAATAAGCAGATAATTCAGTTTAATGAAGATTTTAAACAACAGTTTGTACAAACTCAGTATTAAGCTGATATAAAGCAACTATCAATGCCACGAtttctgaaaattaaattatgattctGCTGTGATGAACCCAACAATCACTAATGCCCTGTTTTTAACATCTTTGttcttttatgactttaaataacaattaattattcaaattagattaaaaacattctatgtaaggaaacccagcagattacATCAAGTCATTGAGTTGCAACATTCATTCCTCCTGGATGAGCACGTAGCTCTTGTATTGCATCAGTGACTCTATAGCAATCCCTCATGCCGATCATGCACATTGAGCCAatagagaggaaaaactcctcTATAGCAGGAAGaaatctccagcagaaccagaaccagaacctgggtCAATACAAGTGGCCGTCTGCCACGAATGGAGGtttgagaagaaagaaacagattaATTAGGTGATTTAGGATTATTTCTGTTGttcataaaactaaaatgttagaGGGAGATTGATTATTAGACAGCAGGATTATCTCAGCTGATGCCGTCCAGGAAAGAATCAGACCAAACAAAATGCCAGACCAGATGGAGCTtcaatggagagaaaaatatctgagagaaaacaaaaagttaacagTTGAAACaacagtaaattaaataaaacactaacTTTGCTTGGACAACAAAGCAGAGAGTTTTGTTCAGTCCTCTATCACTGGCAATTGGTGTCCATGTCAGGGTGAAGTTTCCTGATCCAGATGAACTCTTGGTTACACCTGCCGGCCCGCTGATCAGGATCTCAGTGGTCCTTTAATAAACAGGAGAGACACAGTTTGTTAGATTTATATGTCCAAAGCTTCTCCACCTGCAAAGACAGGatcttcttgtgtttctttattgATACTGTAAGAcgatttatttttccttttcaattaaTGTGGCTACATCCAGTCATTTACTAACGTTGATCTATAGCTAAGGAAATGCGCTGTGCCTTTAAGATGAGCTGCTTGCTTCTTCTTCGTGGGTTTTTGTAAGGAGGGCCCGAGACGGGTTCTGGTCTGTTAACTTGAAGGTTGAATAAAAGTCTGGACAGCTACGCTATTCCTCTCAGTGTTCTGCTGTTTCTCCACCTATGACCTCCTATTTTATGGTAACATAAATTTACCCAACATCTTAGTGTTACAATatcatgtttttactttattcattcTTAGAGTCAGAGAAATTTAACACCAGATTTTGTCTCCTGAAAATGTTGACACAATCCAGCTTTAATTTGTATTAATCACTCACTCAGCCTGGGTTGCTTCTGCTCTGACGATGATTTCTAGAGTCTCGCTGTCATTGGTTGAGATCTGAGCTCCATGTTCAGGAGTTGGAGGCAGAAACCTGGGCAGATATTCACCTTCTGTGCAGGATGGAGCTGCAGGATCCActggaagaaaataataaagaaacaaattaattcaaGCTGAAAGGAACTGGTCAGTTTGGTtattaaatcaaacatgaagcTGTTGGAAagttaaatttagttttgtcaaGTTCCTTCATGAACTTTGGGCCAAAGTTGTGACTGTCTATTTTAATCGGTAATTGTTGATatctcaaatgttttccaacaaATCCAACatattcagctcagaaacaaacacttcAAGTCCAGAGCAGCTCAATGTAGTTCAAATTAAGCTGATAAACTGCAGTTTTACCTCTGAAAACAAACTGGATAGGAATTCTGTTCATGGCATCACTGGTTGTTGTCACTAGTTGTCCACCACCGTCCTCAGTCAGAGTGATGGTTTGCCTGGGAAAATCCTCCACCACCATCTGAACCGCATACGGACCTTCATTGCTGCTGTTAGTGGGACTGAATGACAGAGAACAAGACTGGAAGAGaacagagaggagaagaaaaagatctAAACTGAATCAAAGATTAagtggaatattttttattgtcattttactgaaaatcaGATTCAACAGATAAGTAAGTAAAAGTAAACtagatgaataaaaatacagtaaagtacaaataaatttattaaaaagtcCAATGTTAGAAAGTGCATGGGTTGCATGCAGGAATGAACTCTTTCTAATTCACTCATTAGTCACGTTTAATAAAGCATGAAGTAAATCCAGCCTAATCCAGTTCCTGTAACTCAAACATTTAATACTCACTGATGAGACATTGAGGACAGATGGAGGAGTGCAGATGTTGCACTCTGGATAAACTGCATATCTGCATCTAATGTCGTCTCCATCTGGATCAGAGACCAACAGGTTGATGTTTCTCTGACAGTTTGAAGGAActctgacagaaaaataaaaacacacctcTATCAGTCCTTCAGGTGTTTGCTTCATAATATTAACCTGTCTGACTGGATCTTCATGTTTCTTCCTGATAAGACTTTGTTTTAATCATCTTTACCTTTTCCTGGTTTGTTTCTTATAGAACAAACTACAGAAtcgtttcagttcagtttgtaaTGATGAACTTTCTACAGAACAAACTTACcgatttattttatattgatttatctGATTAACTGTTTCAAATACAATATTGTTCACTTAGAAGAAACAGCATCAGCTgaattatcaaataaataaaatctacttttgTAAAAAAGCTAATAATCATTTTTTGCTTCTGATTCACAGAGTTTCATCTGCAAATGCtgacaataaatacaaaatataaacgATGGTCATCTCTAGACGTTGCAGTCAGTCAAAGGCTTTAATAATggataaaatattgtaaataattaaCAGGATTACCTCACTAGAGGGATGATGTTGGTCTGGGGTGATGAACCTGGTTTGTTGATGTCAGAACGGTTTCTCAAGTCTAGGTGCACTTCAAATCCTGATAATCCAAtcccatttctgttttctatcCAGTTTGGAGCAGAAACCCTACAGTGGATGATAAGATCTACAATTTTATGGTGAAATAATGCAGCATATAAGATAAAATCtctaaagacaaacaaaactatgtatttttttatgaactgacgaaagattttcttctttagaaaacaggaaaacctAATCAGCCCAACTGATCAATCTGTCTTGCAGGAGTTTagcatttttatctgttttcagtTATAATttgaacataataaaatatatttctgataTGTACTTACATACTACTAAATGTATTCAGGGATGACGAGCCACTCCCAATATGTACTTTCTGACACCATTCACCTCTGCTTTCATCGATTAGATAAACTGGCCTCCCACTACAGTCTCCACCACACAACCAAGAGACAAACTCTTCACATGAGCTGAAGCTCATCCTGTAGTCCTCGGTTTTCTGTGGAATTAAAGTGAAGAGTTGGTAAATGCATCTTActttttcctgaaaaaaaatctaatactttattttacaaataagcTCAACTTACTTGGTATCCATCTG includes:
- the LOC116733404 gene encoding uncharacterized protein LOC116733404 isoform X2, yielding MSFSSCEEFVSWLCGGDCSGRPVYLIDESRGEWCQKVHIGSGSSSLNTFSSMVSAPNWIENRNGIGLSGFEVHLDLRNRSDINKPGSSPQTNIIPLVRVPSNCQRNINLLVSDPDGDDIRCRYAVYPECNICTPPSVLNVSSSCSLSFSPTNSSNEGPYAVQMVVEDFPRQTITLTEDGGGQLVTTTSDAMNRIPIQFVFRVDPAAPSCTEGEYLPRFLPPTPEHGAQISTNDSETLEIIVRAEATQAETTEILISGPAGVTKSSSGSGNFTLTWTPIASDRGLNKTLCFVVQANSSGSVYQSDLRCVLMTAVSHPSTTTPPPTTTTLPTTTNQPTTTITPPASSIQNSTPVPGPNYVLALNAKISTSLSLETDSATITNLVKEELIRRGLSPDITLKLLSSGAVQVTTAAP
- the LOC116733404 gene encoding uncharacterized protein LOC116733404 isoform X1 produces the protein MLSSVLLLLLISGAQASYYGVVFSYSVGDFQSDGYQKTEDYRMSFSSCEEFVSWLCGGDCSGRPVYLIDESRGEWCQKVHIGSGSSSLNTFSSMVSAPNWIENRNGIGLSGFEVHLDLRNRSDINKPGSSPQTNIIPLVRVPSNCQRNINLLVSDPDGDDIRCRYAVYPECNICTPPSVLNVSSSCSLSFSPTNSSNEGPYAVQMVVEDFPRQTITLTEDGGGQLVTTTSDAMNRIPIQFVFRVDPAAPSCTEGEYLPRFLPPTPEHGAQISTNDSETLEIIVRAEATQAETTEILISGPAGVTKSSSGSGNFTLTWTPIASDRGLNKTLCFVVQANSSGSVYQSDLRCVLMTAVSHPSTTTPPPTTTTLPTTTNQPTTTITPPASSIQNSTPVPGPNYVLALNAKISTSLSLETDSATITNLVKEELIRRGLSPDITLKLLSSGAVQVTTAAP